A genomic window from Camelus ferus isolate YT-003-E chromosome X, BCGSAC_Cfer_1.0, whole genome shotgun sequence includes:
- the LOC116661894 gene encoding SH3 domain-containing protein 21-like, translated as MASASLLKQQPGLNAATPGTYDSRPTPGRAPPPTNAPSDKPSPAFHWVTPESRETSGRPASLGGKVVTPGLSFPPAESPHHPIPSRPRLPRGTSLASPPSWLERVFHGLQIPAYKAGTRFWPGVLEQYLLLRSLLWVPDRQMSCLFNSSPERSNRPLTLSTSKLESSRASPYPLRHFLASPSFQLLE; from the exons atgGCCTCGGCTTCGCTCCTAAAGCAGCAGCCTGGCCTGAACGCCGCTACGCCGGGCACATACGACTCCCGGCCCACTCCAGGCAGAGCTCCGCCCCCAACAAACGCCCCTAGTGATAAGCCGAGCCCAGCGTTCCATTGGGTCACGCCAGAATCTCGCGAGACTTCAGGGCGTCCGGCTTCCCTCGGCGGAAAGGTTGTAACACCTGGTCTTAGCTTCCCGCCGGCGGAATCCCCGCACCACCCAATCCCCTCGCGACCCAGACTCCCTCGGGGCACGTCATTAGCAAGTCCGCCATCTTGGCTAGAACGAGTCTTTCACGGACTACAAATCCCGGCGTACAAAGCAGGTACCCGCTTCTGGCCGGGAGTTCTGGAGCA ATACCTGCTGCTCAGAAGCCTCCTCTGGGTTCCAGACAGACAGATGAGCTGCCTCTTCAACAGCTCCCCTGAGAGGTCCAACAGACCTCTCACACTCAGCACGTCCAAACTGGAGTCCTCCCGAGCTTCCCCGTATCCTCTGCGTCACTTTCTGGCATctccatccttccagttgctTGAGTGA
- the UPF3B gene encoding regulator of nonsense transcripts 3B isoform X2, whose translation MKEEKEHRPKEKRVTLLTPPGATGSVGGASGDSTKGEDKQDRNKEKKEALSKVVIRRLPPTLTKEQLQEHLQPMPEHDYFEFFSNDTSLYPHMYARAYINFKNQEDIILFRDRFDGYVFLDNKGQEYPAIVEFAPFQKAAKKKTKKRDTKVGTIDDDPEYRKFLESYAADNEKMTSTPETLLEEIEAKNRELIAKKTTPLLSFLKNKQRMREEKREERRRREIERKRQREEERRKWKEEEKRKRKDIEKLKKIDRVPERDKLKDEPKIKLLKKPEKGDEKELDKREKAKKLDKENLSDERASGQSCTLPKRSDGEFKDEKPKRPEEESARDYRERERDYERDQERILRERERLKRQEEERRRQKERYEKEKAFKRKEEEIKKEKEALRDKGKKTESTEPVGSSEKTEKKEEVVKRDRIRNKDRPAMQLYQPGARSRNRLCPPDDNTKSGDSTIEKKQESGISHRKEGGEE comes from the exons atgaaggaggagaaggagcatAGGCCTAAGGAGAAGCGAGTAACCCTCTTGACTCCCCCAGGAGCCACAGGCAGCGTCGGTGGGGCTTCGGGGGACAGTACGAAAGGGGAAGATAAGCAGGATCGgaacaaggagaagaaagaggcatTGAGCAAG GTGGTAATTCGGAGATTACCGCCCACTTTGACCAAGGAGCAGCTTCAGGAACATCTTCAGCCTATGCCTGAGCatgattattttgagtttttttctaaTGATactag TCTGTATCCTCATATGTATGCCAGAGCATACATCAACTTTAAAAACCAAGAGGACATTATTTTGTTCAGGGATCGTTTTGATGGTTATGTATTCCTTGACAATAAAG GTCAGGAATATCCTGCCATAGTAGAATTTGCACCTTTTCAAAAAGCTGCAAAAAAGAAGACTAAGAAAAGAGATACTAAAGTTGGGACTATCGATGATG atccagaatatagaaaattTTTGGAAAGTTATGCTGCAGATAATGAGAAAATGACATCTACTCCAGAGACACTGCTagaggaaatagaagcaaaaaataGAGAATTAATAG CTAAAAAGACAACCCCACTTTTGAGCTTCCTGAAAAACAAGCAG aggatgagagaagagaaaagagaagaaaggaggaggcgagaaatagaaagaaaaaggcaaagagaagaagagaggaggaagtggaaagaagaagagaaacgAAAAAGGAAAGATATAGAAAAGCTAAAGAAGATAGACAGAGTTCCAGAAAGGGACAAATTAAAGGATGAACCAAAGATTAAG CTGCTcaagaagccagaaaaaggagatgaaaaagaattggacaaaagagagaaagccaAGAAATTGGACAAAGAGAATCTGAGTGATGAAAGGGCCAGTGGGCAAAGCTGTACATTGCCCAAGCGTTCTGATGgtgaatttaaagatgaaaagccTAAGAG ACCGGAAGAGGAGAGTGCCAGAGACTACAGGGAGCGGGAACGGGATTACGAACGCGATCAAGAGCGCATCCTTAGGGAAAGAGAGAGGCTGAAGCGGCAGGAAGAAGAGCGCCGGAGGCAGAAGGAGCGCTATGAGAAAGAGAaggcttttaaaagaaaggaagaagaaataaaaaaagagaaagaagcactTCGGGATAAAGGAAAGAAGACTGAAAGTACCGAACCAGTAGGCAGCtcagaaaaaactgaaaagaaagaggaagtggtTAAGAGAGATCGCATAAGAAACAAG GATCGCCCAGCAATGCAGCTTTACCAACCAGGAGCTCGAAGCCGAAATCGACTCTGTCCCCCTGATGACAACACCAAGTCTGGAGATTCAACCatagaaaaaaagcaggaaagtGGTATTAGCCATAGAAAAGAAGGAGGCGAGGAGTGA
- the UPF3B gene encoding regulator of nonsense transcripts 3B isoform X1 has product MKEEKEHRPKEKRVTLLTPPGATGSVGGASGDSTKGEDKQDRNKEKKEALSKVVIRRLPPTLTKEQLQEHLQPMPEHDYFEFFSNDTSLYPHMYARAYINFKNQEDIILFRDRFDGYVFLDNKGQEYPAIVEFAPFQKAAKKKTKKRDTKVGTIDDDPEYRKFLESYAADNEKMTSTPETLLEEIEAKNRELIAKKTTPLLSFLKNKQRMREEKREERRRREIERKRQREEERRKWKEEEKRKRKDIEKLKKIDRVPERDKLKDEPKIKVHRFLLQAVNQKNLLKKPEKGDEKELDKREKAKKLDKENLSDERASGQSCTLPKRSDGEFKDEKPKRPEEESARDYRERERDYERDQERILRERERLKRQEEERRRQKERYEKEKAFKRKEEEIKKEKEALRDKGKKTESTEPVGSSEKTEKKEEVVKRDRIRNKDRPAMQLYQPGARSRNRLCPPDDNTKSGDSTIEKKQESGISHRKEGGEE; this is encoded by the exons atgaaggaggagaaggagcatAGGCCTAAGGAGAAGCGAGTAACCCTCTTGACTCCCCCAGGAGCCACAGGCAGCGTCGGTGGGGCTTCGGGGGACAGTACGAAAGGGGAAGATAAGCAGGATCGgaacaaggagaagaaagaggcatTGAGCAAG GTGGTAATTCGGAGATTACCGCCCACTTTGACCAAGGAGCAGCTTCAGGAACATCTTCAGCCTATGCCTGAGCatgattattttgagtttttttctaaTGATactag TCTGTATCCTCATATGTATGCCAGAGCATACATCAACTTTAAAAACCAAGAGGACATTATTTTGTTCAGGGATCGTTTTGATGGTTATGTATTCCTTGACAATAAAG GTCAGGAATATCCTGCCATAGTAGAATTTGCACCTTTTCAAAAAGCTGCAAAAAAGAAGACTAAGAAAAGAGATACTAAAGTTGGGACTATCGATGATG atccagaatatagaaaattTTTGGAAAGTTATGCTGCAGATAATGAGAAAATGACATCTACTCCAGAGACACTGCTagaggaaatagaagcaaaaaataGAGAATTAATAG CTAAAAAGACAACCCCACTTTTGAGCTTCCTGAAAAACAAGCAG aggatgagagaagagaaaagagaagaaaggaggaggcgagaaatagaaagaaaaaggcaaagagaagaagagaggaggaagtggaaagaagaagagaaacgAAAAAGGAAAGATATAGAAAAGCTAAAGAAGATAGACAGAGTTCCAGAAAGGGACAAATTAAAGGATGAACCAAAGATTAAG GTACACAGGTTTCTGTTACAAGCTGTGAATCAGAAAAAT CTGCTcaagaagccagaaaaaggagatgaaaaagaattggacaaaagagagaaagccaAGAAATTGGACAAAGAGAATCTGAGTGATGAAAGGGCCAGTGGGCAAAGCTGTACATTGCCCAAGCGTTCTGATGgtgaatttaaagatgaaaagccTAAGAG ACCGGAAGAGGAGAGTGCCAGAGACTACAGGGAGCGGGAACGGGATTACGAACGCGATCAAGAGCGCATCCTTAGGGAAAGAGAGAGGCTGAAGCGGCAGGAAGAAGAGCGCCGGAGGCAGAAGGAGCGCTATGAGAAAGAGAaggcttttaaaagaaaggaagaagaaataaaaaaagagaaagaagcactTCGGGATAAAGGAAAGAAGACTGAAAGTACCGAACCAGTAGGCAGCtcagaaaaaactgaaaagaaagaggaagtggtTAAGAGAGATCGCATAAGAAACAAG GATCGCCCAGCAATGCAGCTTTACCAACCAGGAGCTCGAAGCCGAAATCGACTCTGTCCCCCTGATGACAACACCAAGTCTGGAGATTCAACCatagaaaaaaagcaggaaagtGGTATTAGCCATAGAAAAGAAGGAGGCGAGGAGTGA